In a genomic window of Corynebacterium lizhenjunii:
- a CDS encoding class C sortase — translation MTKRRSWVWILLGIVLLAYPIVATLWNDAQLEKSARAYREEVETIEPPAELERLWRQAQDYNASLEHHALPPEETSPGFAEYLDTLNAPETGGKMARISIEAIGVDLPVYHTTRPQVLYHGAGHMFGSDLPVGGEGTNTVITAHTGMVNASMFDHLPLLKEGDLVTLEVLNHTLYYAVTGRTVVAPDRWEAVTYERGIDKLTLITCTPYGINSDRLLVEAHRVPGPQEQTRRAWRLSWWMVADLVAIAVVLVLWIFLERRKR, via the coding sequence GTGACTAAGCGCCGTTCCTGGGTGTGGATCCTGCTGGGGATAGTGCTGTTGGCCTATCCCATCGTGGCCACGCTGTGGAATGACGCGCAACTAGAAAAGAGTGCGCGCGCCTACCGCGAAGAGGTTGAGACCATTGAGCCACCGGCGGAACTTGAGCGGCTGTGGCGCCAGGCCCAGGACTATAACGCGAGCCTGGAACACCACGCGCTGCCACCGGAGGAGACCTCCCCGGGCTTTGCCGAATACCTCGATACGCTCAATGCCCCGGAGACCGGCGGCAAGATGGCCCGCATTAGCATCGAGGCCATCGGAGTGGATCTGCCGGTCTACCACACCACCCGCCCGCAGGTGCTCTACCACGGGGCCGGGCACATGTTTGGCTCAGACCTCCCCGTGGGCGGGGAGGGCACCAACACGGTGATTACCGCGCACACCGGAATGGTCAATGCCTCCATGTTTGACCATTTGCCGCTGCTCAAAGAAGGTGACTTGGTCACACTAGAGGTCCTCAACCACACTTTGTACTACGCCGTGACTGGCCGTACGGTGGTAGCCCCGGACCGCTGGGAGGCGGTGACCTATGAGAGGGGCATCGACAAGCTGACGCTGATTACCTGCACACCCTATGGCATCAACAGTGACCGGCTGCTGGTGGAGGCCCACCGGGTGCCGGGGCCACAGGAACAAACCCGCCGGGCATGGCGGCTGAGTTGGTGGATGGTGGCAGACCTGGTGGCCATCGCCGTGGTGCTGGTGCTGTGGATCTTCCTGGAGCGGCGCAAGCGCTAG
- a CDS encoding DUF5979 domain-containing protein: MSVRVRLYRLLVWLMALLLVMVAVPVAQARDTQDLEGCAYRQSTGASASLAKELCWLDFSGATFTGEKWSKKLGRYTLSFNLHQVRGRDDQVTVGNRAWDQAAFGHVRDGVSTFIPYPGDNTQPLIKTDQQDKLGNREVAVLLSDITLTQEDGTAVKDFSLYVADAEATTHDDILNIYREYLYVHDAGETSALSAQRITPAGYESACTSGFGPGSIRQAPAYGIAGGTYGFVCNSGRLDRGQRVGSFLVKVDRPEQLTIGTISPFHQAFAVAIALGRAGGEVAQQPADAAFESALAGTPTSFDFHLYTRFNGRETEIPTTVGQYSSYLRQGDLVFRSTGDTADSSTVLRRYRPEWTCTTETQTLTITEGSVPSGYTLRNDPSQGRSDLITANANNDPLYCQVRWIPRFQPAKVQLSKNVKGNAQDFQEVALRTFTFSYICQPPRGFARAYPGQQLRGSVVLAKGAQEEIAGLPAGSQCIFEEVDPNSQPGGQDLELDWSVGRKGSGKLPATSVTLVAGDNPVQATNTYNYRTGTVALSKHLDGEAAGDLSYPRTYTFSLTCDGTRISRRDIELTITGPGQTGRTEISGVPVERDCYLRPLTGLTREESQRYKFTGRTVTVDGAGVETTQEGPYSGSYKLRVPDGANPTRTVVDISAAYAYHVRDLKLVKELAGPAAAAPEVRNHAFTVAGKCSWGSGAKEFRQEIFSEARTPQPVVIPDVPVGAQCLVWEEDADVAGVRLLSTTVRGSDANDQARTLSNQQARTQPVITISPAVDSTQNRVVLRNTYDYQLGTVSVRKLVVNNVTGVEVPDTFTFNYHCGQRAVLNPNGNVEAVELRGTVEVPAGQARTLDVQVPYGNTCTFTENAPSLHGSGVAWSSDVASAEVTVGAPTQEVRVTNTFDPVGQGLTVIHQVRSHPELARPVEYSLECTTEQGRPIDLGQHARFSLDATTAVHKVPAQLLPAGSQCSLAEASPEPGQRNGDGGEFPISRASRLQVGEDDREFAAANRVVVGEATVATVSHSYDYVYAGVSGTKEVAFDPATAQYIPQVRQQEKREREFNVSLRCTFPLGGAPTQVGTTITDGGTVDFGRFPIGSQCEAAEATSSTAAGIELDRQVRVNGRSEPVRQQLRLGADTRVEFLNTYSRQLAPVTVNKVARIPGDITGHYARAGKQIGFHTHTFTLECWDPVQDLLADAPLLRRTGTITGPGTHTFSEVPVGLECHLRGDNFGDLFLELPEENLQATLRPSSVDWVVDKNDGTAQEDTDLDNDVTDSQFFAITADGEVVDLINNYEYVTTRLRMSKEVVAAPADFALLRREQEFAFTQQCKGVGYEHSTIGVGNRTLPATLRLADFRKTGSRDGKDVYTYTSPEVEVPLGAWCTFSESTPAGLPAQLQWQAPPAVEQRADGTASWDFSNVFTRRLAPVRFVHTHTGYLTGADEAGYTGTVRCGDATWTIRRSLQEATAANAEVLELPVDVECQWDISASPALRPNPNLEVTAGARTPLISFGQPAQTLPRPQEVTAAMKQTTFDFHVPVADSALTLSAEAIFLRDRMNVVLEKQEVGGQGQDYDFHTTCGTVDGRQDFRMRAGQRVVIEDIVVNQDCQLYERSGAILQLGELAPDTRLANARAEKDFLAYRVLPVADAADTTTGSDSAAAARWTLVARNVFPRLSLDKNIAGPTVGGVTILPNGATTMEVTYTVTNTGGTGVRDLVLSDPQVGEVGRIEHLEVGQSRQFTVTVDISATPRGRIESTATVSGVPDLGGEVNASATAAALRLSSVLPETGQRALVLVLLLGLAAALYGLYQRRNRD, from the coding sequence ATGTCAGTTCGCGTAAGGCTATATCGGCTGCTGGTGTGGCTGATGGCACTCCTGCTCGTTATGGTGGCAGTGCCGGTGGCGCAAGCCCGTGACACCCAGGACCTGGAGGGTTGTGCCTACCGGCAGTCCACGGGGGCATCGGCAAGCTTAGCTAAAGAGCTGTGCTGGCTGGACTTTAGTGGTGCAACCTTTACTGGGGAGAAATGGTCCAAAAAGCTGGGGCGCTATACGCTGAGTTTTAACCTGCACCAGGTCCGTGGCCGGGATGACCAGGTCACCGTAGGCAACCGCGCCTGGGACCAGGCGGCATTCGGCCATGTACGCGATGGGGTCAGCACCTTTATTCCCTACCCGGGGGATAACACCCAACCGTTGATTAAGACTGACCAACAAGACAAATTGGGCAACCGCGAGGTCGCCGTCTTGTTGAGCGACATCACGCTGACGCAAGAAGACGGCACCGCCGTGAAGGACTTTTCGCTCTATGTCGCTGATGCTGAGGCCACCACGCACGATGACATTTTGAATATCTATCGCGAGTACCTCTACGTCCACGACGCCGGTGAGACCTCTGCGCTAAGCGCACAGCGTATTACCCCGGCCGGCTATGAATCGGCGTGTACCAGTGGATTTGGGCCCGGGTCCATTCGCCAGGCACCTGCCTACGGCATAGCCGGCGGTACTTATGGTTTTGTGTGTAACTCTGGAAGGTTGGACCGTGGCCAGCGCGTGGGCTCTTTCCTGGTCAAGGTCGACAGACCTGAGCAGCTGACCATTGGCACTATTTCGCCTTTCCACCAGGCCTTTGCTGTGGCCATTGCCCTGGGGCGTGCGGGCGGTGAGGTTGCCCAACAGCCTGCCGATGCCGCCTTCGAGTCCGCCTTGGCAGGTACCCCGACCTCCTTTGATTTCCACCTTTACACGCGCTTCAACGGCCGCGAGACCGAAATACCTACTACCGTGGGCCAGTACAGCAGCTACCTGCGCCAGGGGGACCTGGTTTTTCGCTCGACTGGGGATACAGCAGACTCGTCTACGGTGCTGCGGCGCTACCGTCCGGAGTGGACGTGTACCACAGAGACCCAGACCTTGACCATTACAGAGGGCTCGGTTCCGAGCGGCTATACCCTGCGCAATGACCCCAGCCAGGGCAGATCTGATTTGATCACCGCCAACGCGAACAATGATCCGCTCTACTGCCAGGTGCGCTGGATACCGCGCTTCCAACCAGCTAAGGTGCAGCTGAGCAAAAACGTTAAGGGCAATGCCCAGGATTTCCAAGAAGTCGCGCTGCGCACCTTTACCTTCAGCTATATCTGCCAACCGCCGCGCGGTTTTGCCCGCGCCTATCCGGGCCAGCAGCTGCGGGGGAGCGTGGTGCTGGCCAAGGGCGCGCAGGAAGAAATCGCCGGCTTGCCCGCGGGCTCGCAGTGCATTTTTGAAGAGGTTGACCCCAACTCTCAGCCCGGTGGGCAGGACCTGGAGTTGGACTGGAGCGTGGGCCGCAAGGGGAGCGGCAAGCTGCCGGCTACCTCAGTGACGTTGGTGGCAGGCGATAACCCGGTGCAAGCTACCAATACCTACAACTACCGCACGGGTACGGTGGCGCTGAGCAAGCACCTCGACGGTGAGGCTGCCGGTGACCTGAGTTACCCGCGCACCTACACCTTTTCGCTGACCTGCGATGGCACCCGGATTAGCCGCCGCGACATTGAATTGACAATTACCGGACCCGGCCAGACTGGGCGCACCGAAATCAGTGGGGTGCCGGTGGAACGCGATTGCTACCTGCGCCCGTTGACGGGGCTCACCCGTGAGGAAAGCCAGCGCTACAAGTTCACCGGGCGTACCGTGACTGTTGATGGCGCTGGGGTGGAGACCACCCAGGAAGGCCCATATAGTGGCAGCTATAAGCTGCGCGTACCAGATGGGGCTAACCCCACTCGCACCGTGGTGGACATTAGTGCAGCCTATGCCTACCACGTGCGAGATCTGAAGCTGGTGAAGGAATTGGCAGGCCCGGCTGCAGCGGCCCCGGAGGTGCGCAACCATGCCTTTACGGTGGCCGGTAAGTGTAGCTGGGGTAGTGGCGCAAAGGAGTTTAGGCAAGAGATTTTCAGCGAGGCACGCACTCCGCAGCCCGTGGTGATACCCGATGTTCCGGTGGGTGCGCAGTGCCTGGTGTGGGAGGAGGACGCAGATGTAGCCGGTGTGCGGCTGCTTTCTACCACCGTGCGGGGCTCCGATGCCAACGATCAAGCCCGCACGTTGAGCAACCAGCAGGCGCGTACCCAGCCGGTGATCACCATTAGCCCGGCGGTGGACTCTACCCAAAACCGCGTGGTGCTGCGCAATACCTATGACTACCAGCTGGGTACGGTCTCTGTGCGCAAGCTGGTGGTTAACAATGTCACCGGGGTGGAGGTTCCAGACACCTTTACCTTCAACTATCATTGCGGCCAGCGCGCGGTGCTTAACCCCAACGGCAATGTCGAAGCCGTGGAGCTGCGCGGCACCGTGGAGGTGCCCGCGGGCCAAGCCCGCACGCTAGATGTCCAGGTGCCCTACGGCAATACCTGTACGTTTACGGAAAATGCCCCGAGCCTGCATGGCTCCGGCGTGGCCTGGAGCAGCGATGTGGCTAGTGCGGAAGTGACCGTGGGTGCACCCACCCAAGAAGTGCGGGTGACTAATACCTTTGACCCAGTGGGCCAGGGGCTGACGGTCATCCACCAGGTGCGCAGCCACCCGGAGCTGGCGCGCCCGGTGGAGTACTCCCTGGAGTGCACCACGGAGCAAGGCCGCCCCATCGATTTGGGCCAGCACGCCAGGTTTAGCTTGGACGCCACCACAGCTGTGCATAAGGTGCCGGCACAGCTGTTGCCTGCGGGCAGCCAGTGCTCCCTGGCAGAAGCTAGCCCCGAGCCGGGGCAGCGAAATGGTGATGGTGGGGAGTTTCCCATATCCCGTGCCTCACGGTTGCAGGTTGGCGAGGACGACCGCGAGTTTGCGGCTGCCAACCGGGTGGTAGTCGGTGAGGCCACCGTGGCTACCGTGTCCCACAGCTATGACTACGTCTATGCCGGGGTGTCAGGCACCAAGGAGGTCGCCTTTGACCCGGCCACCGCGCAATATATTCCCCAGGTGCGGCAGCAGGAAAAACGCGAGCGCGAGTTTAACGTCAGCCTGCGCTGTACCTTCCCGCTGGGCGGGGCGCCCACCCAGGTTGGGACCACTATTACTGATGGTGGAACCGTGGACTTTGGGCGTTTCCCCATTGGCTCGCAGTGCGAGGCCGCAGAGGCCACCAGTAGTACGGCCGCGGGCATTGAGCTAGACCGCCAAGTCCGGGTCAATGGCCGCAGTGAGCCGGTGCGCCAACAGTTGCGCCTGGGGGCGGATACTCGGGTGGAGTTCCTCAACACCTATTCGCGCCAGTTGGCCCCAGTGACGGTGAATAAGGTGGCGCGGATCCCGGGCGATATTACCGGCCATTATGCGCGCGCTGGCAAGCAGATTGGCTTCCACACCCATACCTTTACCTTGGAGTGCTGGGACCCCGTGCAAGATTTGCTTGCCGATGCCCCCTTATTACGCCGCACCGGTACCATCACCGGCCCAGGCACGCACACCTTCTCTGAGGTGCCCGTGGGTCTAGAGTGCCACCTGCGTGGGGATAATTTTGGAGATCTCTTCCTGGAACTGCCGGAAGAAAACCTCCAGGCCACTTTACGGCCCAGTTCCGTGGACTGGGTGGTGGATAAAAACGATGGCACCGCCCAGGAAGACACAGACCTGGATAATGATGTCACCGACTCGCAGTTCTTTGCCATTACCGCCGATGGTGAAGTCGTGGACCTCATTAATAACTATGAGTACGTCACCACGCGGCTGCGCATGAGCAAGGAAGTAGTGGCCGCCCCGGCTGACTTTGCGCTGTTGCGCCGGGAGCAGGAGTTTGCCTTCACCCAGCAGTGCAAGGGTGTGGGCTATGAGCACTCCACCATTGGCGTGGGCAATCGCACCCTGCCCGCAACACTGCGCCTGGCGGATTTCCGCAAGACCGGTAGCCGCGACGGCAAGGACGTCTACACCTATACCTCCCCGGAGGTCGAAGTCCCGTTGGGCGCCTGGTGTACCTTTAGTGAGTCCACCCCGGCTGGCTTGCCAGCACAACTGCAGTGGCAGGCCCCGCCAGCGGTGGAACAACGCGCGGATGGCACCGCCAGCTGGGACTTTAGCAATGTCTTTACCCGCCGCCTTGCCCCAGTACGTTTTGTACACACCCACACCGGCTACCTCACGGGCGCTGATGAGGCCGGCTATACCGGCACCGTGCGCTGTGGCGATGCCACCTGGACTATTCGCCGCAGTCTGCAAGAGGCCACCGCCGCTAACGCGGAGGTCCTTGAACTGCCAGTAGACGTGGAGTGCCAGTGGGATATTTCTGCTAGCCCAGCTCTGCGGCCTAACCCCAACCTGGAAGTCACCGCGGGCGCGCGCACGCCGCTGATATCCTTCGGCCAGCCCGCGCAGACCCTGCCGCGCCCGCAGGAGGTCACCGCGGCGATGAAGCAGACCACCTTCGACTTCCACGTTCCGGTCGCCGATTCCGCATTGACGCTGAGCGCCGAGGCCATTTTCTTGCGCGACCGCATGAACGTGGTCCTAGAAAAGCAAGAAGTAGGCGGCCAAGGCCAGGACTATGATTTCCACACCACCTGCGGCACTGTGGATGGCCGCCAGGACTTCCGCATGCGCGCCGGGCAGCGGGTCGTCATCGAAGATATTGTGGTCAACCAGGACTGCCAGCTCTATGAGCGCAGCGGCGCCATCTTACAATTAGGCGAGTTAGCCCCGGATACCCGCTTGGCTAATGCTCGTGCGGAGAAGGATTTCTTGGCCTACCGCGTCTTGCCGGTTGCCGATGCCGCCGATACCACCACTGGTTCCGATTCCGCCGCCGCTGCCCGGTGGACTCTGGTGGCGCGCAATGTCTTCCCCCGCTTGAGTCTGGACAAGAACATCGCGGGGCCCACGGTGGGTGGGGTGACCATCTTGCCCAATGGTGCCACCACCATGGAAGTGACCTATACCGTGACTAATACCGGTGGCACTGGGGTGCGCGACCTGGTGCTTAGTGACCCGCAGGTAGGCGAAGTTGGCAGGATTGAGCACCTCGAAGTCGGCCAAAGCCGCCAGTTCACAGTGACGGTGGATATTTCTGCCACCCCTCGGGGCAGGATTGAATCCACCGCGACGGTTAGCGGGGTGCCAGATCTCGGCGGGGAAGTCAACGCGAGTGCTACCGCCGCGGCACTGCGGCTGAGTAGCGTATTACCAGAAACCGGCCAACGCGCCCTGGTGCTGGTGCTTTTGCTGGGCCTAGCCGCAGCACTCTATGGCTTGTACCAGCGGAGAAACCGTGACTAA
- a CDS encoding class C sortase, protein MGGTRPARSKRSVIYLLLALLVFLTPVVLTLAKNYEQHRIAQEYSRTVARLPEQVRAEEFARAAHYNANLPEVGAPDPWINGVDVNSPAYQEYQSILSTLAPMARLRAPAVDLDLPVYHGTSTSVLSHGVGHLYGTALPVGGEGTHAVLTGHTGLATLTMFDNLTHLRAGDVFTVEVMGQVLAYEVTGTETVLPQDIDRIAPVAGQDLLTLVTCTPYGINSHRLLVHGQRVEAPGQLDQRYSSPWQWWMTIAVVLAVLIVLYLLWWSRRRKPAQPTAAITAVGAVLAAGLATASPTPASAQELEVATEGISGQFSAARLEGFAADSAQQLGQAVQANPRLLTSTPGYTLGPERTQSTNSQGVATFSNLEPGVYVVHELSEATAPFLALVRAGELTRATAKATPNSISKTALSTQARPGGEAVFRLSATVPPVDASGRLHQYVLIDELEPRLEFAGVRRAVVRTVDGEKALEPAHYTATVRNGNTVEFSLTAAGLDKLAGLRQGHPETTVSIELLTRVRADSATDTPLRNTAHFAPDGYCLSPEQAGCSAPEASGAVTVTWEQGNLARTGAGVREIVLLAVVLLGLGLVLRRSKEDR, encoded by the coding sequence ATGGGTGGCACGCGTCCTGCACGCTCTAAGCGCTCAGTGATCTACCTCCTGCTGGCGTTGCTGGTGTTTCTGACACCAGTGGTGCTCACCCTGGCGAAAAACTATGAGCAGCACCGCATTGCTCAGGAGTATTCGCGCACGGTGGCGCGGCTGCCAGAGCAGGTGCGCGCGGAAGAATTTGCCCGCGCCGCGCACTATAACGCCAACCTGCCGGAGGTAGGCGCGCCGGATCCGTGGATCAATGGAGTAGACGTTAATTCCCCGGCATACCAGGAGTACCAAAGCATTTTGTCTACCCTGGCGCCGATGGCCCGCCTGCGGGCCCCAGCGGTAGACCTGGATCTGCCGGTGTATCACGGTACCTCCACCAGCGTGCTTTCCCACGGGGTGGGCCACCTTTACGGCACGGCACTGCCGGTGGGAGGCGAAGGCACCCATGCGGTGCTCACCGGCCACACTGGCCTGGCCACGCTGACCATGTTCGATAATTTGACCCACCTGCGCGCTGGAGACGTATTTACTGTAGAGGTCATGGGCCAGGTGCTGGCCTATGAAGTCACGGGCACTGAGACAGTCTTGCCCCAAGACATTGACCGCATTGCCCCGGTGGCTGGACAAGACTTGCTTACCCTCGTTACCTGTACCCCTTATGGCATTAACTCCCACCGCTTATTGGTTCACGGCCAGCGCGTGGAGGCCCCTGGGCAGCTAGACCAGCGTTACTCCTCCCCGTGGCAATGGTGGATGACTATCGCTGTGGTGCTAGCAGTGTTGATTGTGCTCTACCTGCTGTGGTGGTCGCGCCGTCGCAAGCCTGCCCAACCCACAGCTGCAATTACCGCCGTGGGGGCTGTCCTGGCAGCAGGGCTAGCTACGGCCTCTCCTACCCCGGCCAGTGCCCAGGAGCTAGAGGTAGCCACGGAAGGCATCTCGGGGCAGTTTTCCGCAGCCCGGTTGGAAGGCTTTGCAGCAGACTCGGCCCAGCAGCTTGGGCAGGCCGTGCAGGCTAACCCCCGGTTGTTGACCTCAACACCTGGCTACACTTTGGGCCCAGAGCGCACCCAAAGCACCAATTCTCAGGGCGTGGCTACCTTCAGCAACCTAGAACCTGGGGTTTATGTGGTGCATGAACTCTCCGAAGCCACCGCACCCTTCCTAGCCTTGGTGCGGGCAGGCGAGCTCACCCGCGCTACCGCGAAGGCCACGCCCAATAGCATTAGCAAGACTGCACTGTCTACACAGGCCCGCCCGGGTGGGGAAGCGGTATTTCGCCTCAGCGCTACCGTGCCACCGGTGGATGCGAGCGGGCGCTTGCACCAGTATGTGCTCATCGACGAACTTGAGCCCCGGCTAGAGTTTGCGGGCGTGCGCCGGGCAGTTGTGCGCACCGTGGACGGGGAGAAGGCCTTGGAGCCAGCTCACTACACCGCCACCGTACGCAACGGAAACACCGTGGAGTTCTCCCTGACCGCGGCGGGGTTGGACAAACTCGCTGGCCTGCGACAAGGTCACCCGGAGACCACCGTGTCCATAGAGTTGCTCACGCGCGTGCGTGCCGATTCCGCCACGGACACCCCCTTGCGCAACACCGCCCACTTTGCCCCGGATGGCTACTGTCTTTCCCCGGAACAGGCAGGCTGTAGCGCGCCCGAGGCCTCCGGTGCGGTGACGGTGACGTGGGAACAAGGTAACCTGGCGCGCACTGGCGCTGGGGTGCGCGAGATTGTGCTGCTAGCTGTAGTCCTGCTGGGGCTGGGGCTGGTGCTGCGCAGGTCTAAGGAGGACCGCTAA
- a CDS encoding SpaH/EbpB family LPXTG-anchored major pilin → MSKFSMRIAGAVAASALTIACTGFAGAQEIGGETIPQPATLEQANLVNNDANVSLTIQKYLGDPGQTDTPLGGVQFRIERINGVNLSTQEGWKKAAELKAETANDFTEVATVTTGNDGTVTLRTEDNEDFTVGLYKITELQKEGYTAAAPFLVALPHSENGQWSYSQTVKPKNQKITPTKQVKDTGVTVGDNLTYTVNAPVPAGALTRFNVEDPLVVGLTYVADSAKISLAGDTTSTALAAEDYTISNEGNTLRVNFTDAGRAKLETARKSSPALKVLVEFQATVSEQAINAQGQITNTATIELPNDAMVDTNGDDPATEQVENNPTATTFGTLTITKTTTNGDKSLNGAEFELYQCTVNEGKGTLVGQALNVKPAGQDKRTIATTAGGDAQGGNATATISNIPLSSFAAGTGVEAIQYCVLETKAPEGYVRNPEPQVVTAVEGQARQLAVSVDNQKNSVLGQLPATGAWGIVLVFLLGLLLLARGLYTSYQDSRA, encoded by the coding sequence ATGTCTAAGTTCTCTATGCGCATTGCTGGCGCGGTAGCCGCCAGCGCCCTGACCATCGCCTGCACCGGATTTGCTGGGGCTCAAGAAATTGGCGGGGAGACCATTCCCCAACCCGCCACGCTGGAGCAAGCCAACCTGGTAAATAACGACGCCAACGTGAGCCTGACTATCCAGAAGTACCTGGGTGATCCAGGCCAGACGGACACCCCGCTGGGCGGTGTCCAGTTCAGGATTGAGAGGATCAACGGCGTTAATCTGAGCACCCAGGAAGGTTGGAAGAAGGCTGCGGAGCTCAAGGCGGAAACAGCCAACGACTTCACCGAAGTAGCCACGGTCACCACGGGAAATGACGGTACCGTCACCCTGCGCACCGAGGATAATGAAGACTTTACGGTGGGTCTGTACAAGATCACTGAATTGCAAAAGGAAGGCTATACCGCTGCTGCGCCCTTCCTGGTCGCCTTGCCGCACTCGGAAAACGGGCAGTGGTCCTATTCGCAAACGGTGAAGCCAAAGAACCAGAAGATCACCCCCACCAAGCAGGTCAAGGACACCGGCGTGACGGTAGGCGATAACCTGACTTACACCGTCAACGCCCCAGTGCCAGCTGGCGCCCTGACGCGGTTTAATGTGGAAGACCCACTGGTGGTCGGCCTGACCTATGTGGCTGATTCCGCCAAGATCTCCCTGGCCGGAGATACCACCAGCACGGCGCTCGCGGCCGAAGATTACACCATTAGCAATGAGGGAAACACGCTACGGGTGAACTTCACCGACGCTGGCCGCGCCAAGCTGGAAACTGCCCGTAAGTCCAGTCCGGCGCTTAAGGTCCTGGTGGAGTTCCAGGCCACGGTCTCTGAGCAGGCCATTAACGCCCAGGGCCAAATCACCAACACAGCTACCATTGAGCTACCCAACGACGCTATGGTAGACACCAACGGCGATGATCCGGCAACGGAGCAGGTCGAAAACAACCCGACGGCCACCACCTTCGGCACCTTGACCATTACTAAGACCACCACCAATGGGGATAAGAGCCTCAACGGAGCGGAGTTTGAGCTCTACCAGTGCACGGTCAATGAGGGCAAGGGCACCCTGGTGGGGCAAGCACTCAACGTTAAGCCAGCTGGGCAGGACAAACGCACCATCGCCACCACCGCAGGTGGTGACGCCCAAGGCGGTAACGCGACTGCGACCATTTCGAATATCCCACTGAGCTCTTTTGCCGCTGGCACCGGTGTGGAGGCCATTCAGTACTGCGTGCTCGAAACCAAGGCGCCGGAGGGCTATGTGCGCAACCCGGAGCCGCAGGTAGTTACTGCGGTGGAAGGACAGGCCCGGCAACTGGCAGTGTCTGTGGATAACCAGAAGAACTCCGTCCTGGGACAGCTGCCGGCTACCGGTGCGTGGGGCATTGTGTTGGTGTTCTTGCTCGGTCTGCTCCTGCTGGCCCGCGGTCTGTACACCTCGTACCAGGATTCGCGAGCTTAA
- the rpmA gene encoding 50S ribosomal protein L27, with the protein MAHKKGASSSSNGRDSNPKYLGVKRFGGQQVKAGEIIVRQRGTKFHPGENVGRGGDDTLFALEAGSVQFGIKRNRRIVNIVPAEQVAAEASA; encoded by the coding sequence ATGGCACACAAGAAGGGTGCTTCCAGCTCCAGCAACGGTCGCGATTCTAACCCGAAGTACCTCGGCGTTAAGCGCTTCGGTGGTCAGCAGGTTAAGGCTGGCGAGATCATCGTGCGTCAGCGCGGCACCAAGTTCCACCCGGGTGAGAACGTTGGCCGTGGCGGCGATGACACGCTGTTCGCGCTCGAGGCTGGCTCTGTGCAGTTCGGCATCAAGCGTAACCGTCGCATCGTTAACATCGTTCCGGCTGAGCAGGTTGCTGCTGAGGCTTCCGCTTAA
- the rplU gene encoding 50S ribosomal protein L21 — protein MYAIVKTGGKQYKVAEGDLVKVEKIEGEPGSSVALTPVLLVDGANVKAKAADLEKVSVTAEIVDHGKGPKIDILKYKNKTGYKKRQGHRQPLTVLKITGIK, from the coding sequence ATGTACGCGATCGTCAAGACCGGCGGCAAGCAGTACAAGGTTGCTGAAGGTGACCTCGTCAAGGTCGAGAAGATCGAGGGTGAGCCGGGTTCGTCCGTTGCTCTCACCCCGGTTCTGCTCGTCGATGGCGCCAACGTCAAGGCCAAGGCCGCTGACCTGGAGAAGGTTAGCGTTACTGCAGAGATCGTCGACCACGGCAAGGGTCCGAAGATTGACATCCTGAAGTACAAGAACAAGACCGGCTACAAGAAGCGTCAGGGCCACCGTCAGCCGCTGACCGTTTTGAAGATTACCGGTATTAAGTAA